A portion of the Gossypium arboreum isolate Shixiya-1 chromosome 8, ASM2569848v2, whole genome shotgun sequence genome contains these proteins:
- the LOC108483359 gene encoding pentatricopeptide repeat-containing protein At5g56310 produces MRERLGFLLKHCSNLKHVETAHGFMVRTALHHDKLLLSQFIETCSSLGFSAYAHSVFSVNSQSHPHIYVFNTMIKGMTLCNSAFEALLVYKSIGRVGLRPDCYSFPFALKAVVDLRAMSLGTQIHSQAICAGLESNVHVVSALIQMYSSCARISDARKVFDEMPLASVCSDNVVVWMAMIAGYVKLGDPDTAMDLLSRMPRTQTDGAVLITWTSVIAGYAQMDRPDEAIAVFLKMQLENVVPDEIAMLAVLSACAQLGAFHIRLGECIHGYVKKRGFDQMVTLKNALIEMYSNSGNISNALHVFENMTRRTVISWTTIISALAFHGLGTQALELFSRMEMAQVKPNDITFIAVLSACAHVGLVDLGRYYFHAMKYRYEIQHEIQHYGCMIDLLGRAGYLAEALKLVSEMPFQPNAAIWGSLLAASNIHGDAELGELALLHLVQLEPWNSGNYALLSNIYASAGRWDKSVMARKMMRDKGVRKMPGWSFIQVSTRTHEFIAGDTSHPQFDRIHGTLFTLNEQIKTAHYDPINEFDNHDSDIGPASISYCSSF; encoded by the coding sequence ATGAGAGAGAGATTGGGTTTCTTACTAAAGCATTGCTCTAACCTTAAACATGTTGAGACGGCTCATGGATTCATGGTTCGAACAGCCCTCCATCACGACAAGCTTCTTCTCAGCCAATTCATCGAAACATGTTCTTCTCTGGGCTTCTCCGCCTATGCCCACTCCGTATTCTCTGTTAATTCCCAAAGCCACCCTCACATTTATGTTTTCAACACCATGATCAAGGGGATGACACTCTGCAACTCCGCCTTTGAGGCTCTCCTTGTTTATAAAAGCATTGGGCGGGTCGGGTTGCGGCCCGACTGTTACTCTTTCCCGTTCGCGTTGAAGGCGGTTGTTGATCTTCGGGCAATGAGTTTGGGTACCCAGATTCACTCACAAGCCATATGTGCGGGGCTCGAATCCAATGTTCACGTGGTTTCGGCTCTCATTCAAATGTATTCCTCGTGCGCGCGCATTTCGGACGCTCGCAAGGTGTTTGATGAAATGCCTCTCGCCTCTGTTTGCTCAGATAATGTTGTGGTCTGGATGGCAATGATTGCTGGGTATGTCAAGCTTGGGGATCCAGACACTGCCATGGATTTGTTGAGCCGTATGCCTCGAACTCAAACCGATGGTGCGGTACTTATTACTTGGACATCAGTGATTGCAGGGTATGCTCAAATGGATCGTCCCGACGAAGCCATCGCTGTATTTCTCAAAATGCAGTTGGAGAACGTAGTGCCTGATGAAATAGCAATGTTGGCTGTGCTTTCCGCTTGTGCGCAGTTGGGTGCTTTTCATATTCGATTGGGAGAATGCATTCATGGCTACGTTAAAAAACGTGGGTTTGATCAAATGGTTACCCTTAAAAATGCACTAATCGAAATGTATTCGAATTCAGGCAATATAAGCAATGCTTTGCATGTGTTCGAGAATATGACCCGTAGAACTGTTATTTCTTGGACTACCATCATATCAGCACTTGCATTCCATGGACTTGGCACACAAGCTCTCGAATTGTTCTCTCGGATGGAAATGGCTCAAGTTAAACCGAATGATATCACTTTCATCGCAGTCCTCTCTGCTTGTGCTCATGTAGGATTGGTGGACTTGGGTCGATATTATTTCCATGCTATGAAATACAGGTACGAGATTCAACACGAGATTCAGCACTACGGTTGTATGATCGATTTACTTGGTCGAGCCGGTTATCTAGCAGAAGCACTCAAACTAGTTAGTGAGATGCCGTTTCAGCCAAATGCAGCTATATGGGGGTCACTTCTTGCTGCCTCTAATATTCATGGTGATGCTGAGCTGGGAGAGTTAGCTTTGCTCCATTTGGTACAATTGGAGCCTTGGAATAGTGGGAACTATGCACTTTTATCCAATATATATGCTTCAGCTGGAAGGTGGGATAAATCTGTAATGGCAAGGAAAATGATGAGAGACAAAGGTGTTCGAAAGATGCCGGGTTGGAGTTTCATTCAGGTGAGTACTAGAACTCATGAATTCATTGCAGGGGATACATCACACCCTCAGTTTGATAGAATACATGGAACCCTATTCACCTTGAACGAGCAGATAAAAACTGCTCATTATGATCCGATAAACGAATTCGATAATCATGATTCTGATATTGGACCAGCATCGATAAGTTATTGCAGTTCATTTTGA
- the LOC108478066 gene encoding F-box protein CPR1-like — translation MATLSHDLTIEILRGLSVKDLLRFKCVSKLWCFSIDDPYFIKLHLSHSVKTNTNYSLILRRWGYDFLSVNYDSLKTTQIITPPLTDSPIKISGSCNGLLALIDDKDRIFLWNPSTRKSQVLPSTEIDFSSTSISSTPSTYYGFGYEPISDDYKLVRMVQSHGNNNEYFHSEAKVYSLRSNCWRRIKDVCFYLKFNREFGFLANNALHWMVFKTPQSDN, via the coding sequence ATGGCGACCCTCTCGCATGATTTGACCATTGAAATACTACGTGGTTTAAGTGTAAAAGACCTTCTACGCTTCAAGTGTGTTTCAAAGCTCTGGTGCTTTTCGATTGATGATCCATATTTCATCAAACTCCACCTCTCCCATTCCGTCAAAACCAATACCAATTACTCCCTTATTCTCCGTCGCTGGGGGTACGATTTCCTCTCCGTCAACTACGACTCACTCAAAACAACTCAAATAATCACCCCCCCACTCACCGATAGTCCCATTAAAATATCGGGTTCTTGCAATGGTTTACTGGCTCTAATAGACGACAAGGATAGAATATTTCTATGGAACCCTTCAACGAGAAAATCCCAGGTATTACCTTCCACTGAAATAGACTTTTCATCTACATCGATTAGCTCTACCCCTTCAACTTATTATGGATTTGGGTACGAGCCCATTTCTGATGACTACAAATTGGTTCGAATGGTCCAGTCACATGGAAACAATAATGAATATTTTCATTCTGAAGCAAAGGTTTACAGCTTGAGGAGCAATTGTTGGAGAAGGATTAAGGATGTCTGCTTTTATCTTAAATTCAATCGAGAATTTGGGTTTTTGGCTAACAACGCTTTACATTGGATGGTATTTAAAACTCCCCAATCGGATAATTGA
- the LOC108478047 gene encoding F-box protein CPR1-like: MAILSHDMTLDILRCLSVKDLLRFKCVSKFWCSWIDDPYFIKLHLSYSLKTNTNRSLIVRHCKYQFLSVNYDSPKITRRLKQPLGEQKKSIQILGSCNGLLAVEDENGRMLLWNPSTRKYQVLPSTEIEFSSPPIRYSRSTYCGFGYDPVSDDYKLVRIVQLLGANDEYFHSEAKVYSLRSNFWRRIKGFCFYFISYRQLGFLANNVLHWMVFKTPESSSRNLVGFDLRSEEFSLVELPDFCIDENIYLNVKAMGGHLCLTATYWELGDIVADVWIMKEYGVKESWVKLMSSTYPDLIPGSPSEVPLAFSKNGDKVLFHLKFNRDKRDSLVWYDLGSKRIEKVGIRGVPIVYDVDLYVESLVPLNQKPPRGLFD, translated from the exons ATGGCAATCCTCTCCCATGATATGACTCTTGACATCTTACGCTGTTTAAGTGTAAAAGATCTTTTACGCTTTAAATGCGTTTCAAAGTTCTGGTGTTCTTGGATCGATGATCCATATTTCATCAAACTTCACCTCTCCTATTCCCTCAAAACCAATACCAATCGCTCCCTTATTGTCCGTCATTGTAAGTACCAGTTCTTGTCCGTCAACTACGACTCACCCAAAATAACTCGAAGACTCAAGCAGCCACTAGGTGAACAAAAAAAATCCATTCAAATATTGGGTTCTTGCAATGGTTTGCTGGCTGTAGAAGACGAAAACGGTAGAATGTTACTATGGAACCCTTCAACGAGAAAATACCAGGTATTACCTTCAACTGAAATAGAGTTTTCATCTCCACCGATACGCTATTCCCGTTCAACTTATTGCGGATTTGGGTACGATCCCGTTTCTGATGACTATAAATTGGTTCGAATTGTCCAATTACTTGGAGCAAATGATGAATATTTTCATTCTGAAGCTAAGGTGTACAGCTTGAGGAGCAATTTTTGGAGAAGGATTAAAGGTTtctgcttttattttatttcctatcgACAATTAGGGTTTTTGGCTAACAATGTTTTACATTGGATGGTTTTTAAAACTCCCGAATCGAGTAGTAGAAACCTTGTTGGTTTTGATCTTCGGAGCGAGGAATTCAGTTTAGTTGAATTGCCAGATTTTTGTATAGATGAGAATATCTATCTCAACGTAAAAGCCATGGGAGGTCACCTTTGTTTGACTGCAACTTACTGGGAATTAGGTGATATTGTGGCTGATGTATGGATAATGAAGGAATATGGGGTTAAAGAATCTTGGGTTAAATTGATGTCGTCTACCTATCCTGACCTTATTCCAGGTTCTCCATCTGAAGTACCTTTGGCTTTTTCAAAGAATGGTGACAAAGTATTATTCCACCTTAAATTCAATCGGGACAAAAGAGACAGTCTTGTGTGGTATGATTTGGGAAGCAAAAGGATTGAGAAGGTTGGGATTAGAGGTGTTCCAATTGTCTATGATGTGGACTTGTATGTTGAGAGCCTTGTCCCTCTTAATCAGAAGCCCCCCAGAG GGTTGTTTGATTGA
- the LOC108486610 gene encoding F-box protein CPR1-like, protein MTSDILCRLSVKDLLRFRSVSKPWCSSIDDPCFIKLHLSHSLKTNTNHSLILSHWEDQFFSVNCALFETTQRLNHPFGEQRKTLQILGSCNGLLALVDDKDRIFLWNPSTRKSQVLPFNEIGFSSPSSTYYGFGYDPISDDYKLVRMVQSHGNNDEYFHSEAKVYSFRSNCWRRIKDVCFYHKFSREFGFLANNALHWMVFKTPQSRKKELVGFDLGSEEFRFLELPDCCLDKVLWFHIKAIGGDICLTSTYRETDNVVVDVWIMKEYGVKQSWFKLISWKEPHFMPCSTVALPLAFSKDGYEVLFFIGYKWFNWGRRVDSFVWYDLRSQVVENVVIRDIPTSFEVNWYVDSLVPLNSNAQQ, encoded by the coding sequence ATGACCAGTGATATACTATGTCGATTAAGTGTAAAAGATCTTCTACGCTTCAGGAGCGTTTCAAAGCCATGGTGCTCTTCGATCGACGACCCATGTTTCATCAAACTCCACCTCTCCCATTCGCTCAAAACCAATACCAATCACTCTCTTATTCTCAGTCACTGGGAGGACCAGTTCTTCTCCGTCAACTGCGCCCTATTCGAAACTACCCAAAGACTCAACCACCCATTCGGTGAACAAAGAAAAACCCTTCAAATATTGGGTTCTTGCAATGGTTTGCTGGCTCTAGTAGACGACAAGGATAGAATATTTCTATGGAACCCTTCAACGAGAAAATCCCAGGTACTACCTTTCAATGAAATAGGGTTCTCATCTCCATCTTCAACTTATTATGGATTTGGGTACGATCCCATTTCTGATGACTACAAATTGGTTCGAATGGTCCAATCACATGGAAACAATGATGAATATTTTCATTCGGAAGCTAAGGTTTACAGCTTCAGGAGCAACTGTTGGAGAAGGATTAAGGATGTCTGCTTTTATCATAAGTTCAGTCGAGAATTTGGGTTTTTGGCTAACAACGCTTTACATTGGATGGTTTTTAAAACTCCCCAATCGCGTAAGAAAGAGCTTGTTGGTTTTGATCTGGGGAGCGAGGAATTCCGTTTCCTTGAATTGCCGGATTGTTGTTTAGATAAGGTTTTATGGTTTCACATAAAAGCCATTGGGGGTGACATTTGTTTGACTTCAACTTATAGGGAAACCGATAATGTTGTGGTTGATGTATGGATAATGAAGGAATATGGGGTTAAACAATCTTGGTTTAAATTGATATCATGGAAGGAACCCCACTTTATGCCATGTTCTACAGTTGCATTACCTTTGGCTTTTTCAAAAGATGGTTACGAAGTTTTATTCTTCATTGGATACAAGTGGTTTAATTGGGGGAGAAGGGTCGACAGTTTTGTGTGGTATGATTTGAGAAGCCAAGTGGTTGAGAATGTTGTGATTAGAGATATTCCAACTTCATTTGAAGTGAACTGGTATGTTGACAGCCTTGTCCCTCTTAATAGTAATGCTCAACAGTGA
- the LOC108478039 gene encoding F-box protein CPR1-like: protein MGGYLCLTATHRELNDVVDVWIMKEYGVKESWVKLMSSTQPDLLPGSPFEVPLAFSKNGNKVLFHNKYSRGNRDSLVWYDLGSKRVEKVGIKGVPVVYDVYLYVESLFPVNKKPHRELK, encoded by the exons ATGGGAGGTTACCTTTGTTTGACTGCAACTCATAGGGAATTGAATGATGTGGTTGATGTATGGATAATGAAGGAATATGGGGTTAAAGAATCTTGGGTTAAATTGATGTCGTCTACCCAACCTGACCTTCTTCCAGGTTCTCCATTTGAAGTACCTTTGGCTTTTTCAAAGAATGGTAACAAAGTATTATTCCACAATAAATACAGTCGGGGCAACAGGGACAGTCTTGTGTGGTATGATTTGGGAAGCAAAAGGGTTGAGAAGGTTGGGATTAAAGGTGTTCCAGTTGTCTATGATGTGTACTTGTATGTTGAGAGCCTTTTCCCTGTTAATAAGAAGCCCCATAGAG AAttaaaataa